A part of Asterias rubens chromosome 14, eAstRub1.3, whole genome shotgun sequence genomic DNA contains:
- the LOC117299366 gene encoding TBC1 domain family member 9-like isoform X3 — translation MWVRPEEVLLANALWITQRANPYFVLQRRKGHGGGSLTSLFIGTLDSVLDSKALPYRILHQTPNTEVSYTVATAVHNKDINVHWEWLEQNLMETLGAFEAEEDITEFVKCKIESLVANLETAEESPKEVDEESKAFKSACEKWHRLFKVPEDEKLVNYYSCSYWKSKVPRQGWMYLSVNHLYFYSFLMGTEARLFIRWTDVTHLEKSNAVIFPESIKLSTRDLDYYFSMFVRPMETFGLMEQLANIAMRQLLSEESFEQDKDLPTRTRINKKKKKVSSLKRDLDARLRSEAYRQVFRLPSIEKLDGNVPCTLWTPYNKTHVNGVLYLSRNYMCFASRLKNLVHVVIPMREVTVIEKVENSSVIQNGLHVSTRSKMTILFASLRDRDFLVHHIADFLSKTTENTRHRSDSVSIGSNSSNSLVELPAKSLAQISSSLGSLGSTSSNTSNKSDHMSYYTMVTNDDDFSFHYDTNDLSNSLSVQLQPALITLFNRRGSDEISVKESVKTHLWDIHFKEFGRGVSMYRTVDTQELIVKGIPEGLRGEIWLLFSGAVNEMATQAGYYQSLVEQSLGKDSIATDEIERDLHRSLPEHPAFQSELGIAALRRVLTAYAYRNPSIGYCQAMNIVTSVLLLYANEEEAFWLLTAICERLLPDYYNTRVVGALIDQGVFEALTKEYLPDLYTKMEKLGILSMISLSWFLTIFISVMPFESAVQIMDCFFYDGARVIFQIALAVLSTNYDQLMKCEDDGMAMTVLSTYLESVRNKDTSMPHMPHTSTLGGMTINRKPDVDVSDLIHSAYSKYSYIRTDQIKKMRLNQRLRVVQGLEDTARRTVVRSLAGEVPFNTQELEELYTIFKEEYLSSNILSGTPVLDQTQHFLTTFKIDIEKFRTLFLTFSPWAFGTQADLLAIRAFRLLDEDRDHLINFREFSWGLGIMCRGELPERLRLLYNLHLPPALLPEDMESVSGDTQTDGDSTVGQPSPEEPDEAEAALDAVEYFENTLKTPTSEHPPEPIPICDSADKTQSSPENSEDLSGQTSSESTSKTPPTEEDNEEEETKGDVFDPTGDELQTVLLEGEQSTNKRDEMEAEREGYRFYLRKWEEEKEEAKRKKGYKHVPRINQDQFIQLLKTMYDMFVEHPKEQQLYRAIATVGSLLFELGEVGKKFKKGTPTHSAAEVIAASEVTEGSEVAGSQEDSLLGEMFRWCPMMLHQGVLHLYWYIPGVPLLSW, via the exons ATGTGGGTGAGGCCTGAAGAAGTTTTGCTGGCAAATGCTCTATG GATAACACAACGAGCCAATCCTTACTTTGTTCTTCAACGGCGTAAAGGTCACGGCGGAGGTAGTTTGACCTCTCTCTTCATCGGTACCTTAGACTCAGTGCTAGACTCTAAAGCTCTGCCGTATCGCATTCTACATCAGACTCCAAACACTGAAGTCAGCTACA CTGTTGCCACTGCTGTACACAATAAAGACATCAATGTTCATTGGGAATGGCTGGAACAGAATCTGATGGAAACCCTGG GTGCGTTTGAAGCTGAAGAGGACATTACAGAGTTTGTGAAGTGTAAAATAGAAAGCCTGGTTGCGAATTTAGAAACGGCTGAAGAATCCCCCAAAGAAG TTGATGAAGAAAGCAAGGCCTTCAAGTCAGCATGTGAGAAATGGCATCGACTCTTCAAAGTGCCTGAAGATGAAAAGCTCGTCAACT ATTATTCATGCagttattggaagagtaaaGTCCCTCGGCAGGGTTGGATGTACCTCAGCGTGAACCATCTCTACTTCTACTCATTTCTAATGGGCACCGAGGCGAGATTATTCATACGCTGGACTGACGTCACG CATCTTGAGAAAAGCAATGCAGTTATTTTCCCAGAGAGCATCAAACTATCGACCCGAGACCTGGATTATTACTTCTCGATGTTCGTTCGTCCGATGGAGACGTTCGGACTGATGGAGCAACTTGCCAATATCGCAATGAGACAACTGCTCTCTGAAGAAAGCTTTGAGCAAGACAAAGATCTTCCAACGAGAACGAGAATCAA caaaaagaagaagaaagtgtCATCCTTGAAGAGAGACCTGGATGCTCGGCTAAGGAGTGAAGCTTACAG ACAAGTATTTCGTCTGCCTAGCATTGAGAAACTGGATGGTAATGTACCATGTACTCTGTGGACCCCATACAACAAGACACATGTTAATGGTGTCCTCTACCTGTCACGTAACTACATGTGCTTCGCTAGTAGG ttgaaGAACCTTGTTCATGTTGTGATTCCAATGCGTGAAGTCACCGTCATCGAGAAAGTTGAGAATTCATCTGTGATTCAGAATGGATTACATGTTTCAACAAGATCAAAG ATGACCATTTTGTTTGCGTCGTTAAGAGACAGAGATTTCTTGGTTCATCACATCGCAGACTTCCTCTCCAAGACAACAGAAAACACAAG GCATCGCAGTGACAGTGTGTCCATCGGTTCCAATAGTAGCAACAGTCTAGTGGAGCTACCGGCTAAATCCCTGGCACAAATTAGCAGCAGCTTAGGGAGTCTAGGAAGTACCAGCAGTAACACCAGCAACAAATCAG ACCACATGTCATATTACACCATGGTAactaatgatgatgattttaGTTTTCATT ACGATACCAACGATCTCTCAAACAGTTTGTCGGTCCAGTTGCAGCCGGCGTTGATCACGTTGTTCAATCGACGAGGATCGGACGAGATTTCTGTCAAGGAGTCCGTCAAGACGCACTTATGGGATATTCACTTCAAGGAGTTTGGAAG GGGGGTATCGATGTATCGGACTGTTGACACCCAGGAATTGATTGTTAAGGGAATTCCAGAGGGTCTACGAGGCGAAATCTGGCTACTCTTCTCTGGTGCTGTCAATGAG ATGGCGACCCAAGCTGGTTACTATCAGTCTTTGGTGGAGCAGAGCCTAGGGAAAGACAGCATTGCGACTGATGAGATCGAACGAGATCTTCACCGATCCCTCCCAGAACACCCAGCCTTCCAATCAGAGCTTGGTATTGCTGCGTTACGACGAGTCTTGACTGCCTACGCGTATAGGAACCCAAGTATAG GTTACTGTCAAGCCATGAATATTGTGACCTCTGTCCTCCTACTGTATGCAAATGAGGAGGAAGCATTCTGGTTGCTAACGGCGATATGCGAGAGACTACTACCGGATTATTACAATACGCGTGTTGTTGGCGCCCTCATTGACCAAG GAGTTTTTGAAGCTCTGACCAAGGAATACTTGCCAGATTTATACACTAAGATGGAGAAGCTTGGAATTCTCAGCATGATCTCTCTGTCATGGTTTCTTACCATCTTCATCAG CGTCATGCCGTTTGAGAGTGCAGTCCAGATCATGGACTGTTTCTTCTACGACGGAGCCCGAGTCATTTTTCAAATCGCTCTCGCAGTTCTCAGCACCAACTACGACCAGTTGATGAAGTGTGAGGACGACGGAATGGCCATGACCGTGTTGAGCACGTACTTGGAGAGTGTTCGTAACAAAGACACTTCAATGCCCCATATGCCTCATACGTCAACACTGGGCGGGATGACCATCAATAGAAAG CCAGATGTTGACGTCTCAGACCTCATCCACAGCGCGTACTCCAAATACAGCTACATCCGCACCGATCAGATCAAGAAGATGCGTCTCAATCAGCGACTACGTGTCGTACAGGGGCTCGAGGACACCGCTCGACGGACCGTCGTTCGTAGTCTAGCTGGAGAGGTGCCATTCAATACACAAGAACTAGAAGAGCTGTATACTATCTTTAAG GAGGAATATTTATCTAGTAACATACTAAGTGGAACACCAGTCCTCGACCAAACACAGCATTTCCTGACAACTTTTAAAATTGATATCGAGAAGTTCCGGACGTTATTTTTGACTTTCTCGCCGTGGGCCTTTGGGACTCAGGCTGACCTGCTCGCTATCAGGGCATTCAGG CTTCTAGACGAAGACAGAGATCACTTGATCAACTTCCGTGAGTTTTCTTGGGGTCTAGGCATCATGTGTCGAGGGGAGTTACCAGAGCGTCTACGTCTTCTCTACAACCTCCATCTGCCTCCAGCTCTCCTCCCTGAAGACATGGAGAGTGTGTCTGGAGACACTCAGACTG ATGGAGACAGTACCGTCGGCCAACCCTCCCCAGAGGAACCAGACGAAGCAGAGGCTGCCCTCGACGCCGTCGAGTATTTTGAAAACACTCTCAAGACGCCTACCTCAGAACATCCTCCA GAACCGATACCAATCTGTGATAGTGCAGACAAGACTCAATCCTCGCCCGAAAACTCTGAAGACTTGTCAGGGCAAACTTCTTCCGAATCAACCTCAAAGACCCCACCTACAGAGGAGGACAATGAAGAGGAAGAAACAAAAGGAGACGTCTTTGATCCGACGGGAGATGAACTTCAGACTGTCTTGCTGGAAGGAGAACAATCCACAAATAAAAGAG ATGAGATGGAAGCCGAGAGGGAGGGGTACCGGTTTTATCTTCGGAAGTGGGAGGAGGAGAAAGAAGAAGCCAAAAGGAAGAAGGGGTACAAGCATGTCCCCCGAATAAACCAG GACCAATTTATTCAACTCTTGAAGACGATGTACGACATGTTCGTCGAACATCCCAAGGAGCAACAGCTTTACCGTGCAATCGCCACCGTTGGCTCTCTTCTATTTGAGCTCGGAGAGGTCGGCAAGAAATTCAAGAAAGGAACTCCGACTCATAGTGCAGCAGAGGTCATTGCAGCCTCAGAGGTCACTGAAGGGTCAGAGGTCGCTGGTAGTCAAGAAGACTCTTTGCTTGGTGAG ATGTTCAGATGGTGTCCAATGATGCTGCATCAGGGGGTACTACACCTATATTGGTACATCCCGGGGGTGCCACTCCTCAGCTGGTGA